The following proteins are encoded in a genomic region of Glycine max cultivar Williams 82 chromosome 18, Glycine_max_v4.0, whole genome shotgun sequence:
- the LOC100781853 gene encoding aldose 1-epimerase-like precursor, whose product MTKIFFVLLLCLIIASSSGFVNCSDVEKEEKIGIFELKKGDLSLRVTNWGASILSLVIPDKNGKLGDVVLGYDSVKDYSNDTTYFGATVGRVANRIGGAQFTLNGIYYKLVANEGNNTLHGGARGFSDVLWKVKRYQKEGPSPSITFRYHSVDGEQGFPGDLLVTVSYILTGKNQLVILMKGKALNKPTPVNLANHAYWNLGGHNSGNILNEVVQIFGSKITPVDNKLIPTGKFASVKGTAYDFLKPQTVGSRINQLAGTKGYDINYVIDGEKGQKIKLAAIVQDKKSGRVLELFTNAPGLQFYTGNYIKDLKGKGGYVYNAHAGLCLESQAFPDSVNHPNFPSTIVTQEKPYKHYMLFKFSTKNPYISSK is encoded by the exons ATGACCAAGATCTTCTTTGTATTGCTGCTATGTCTAATCATAGCATCTTCTTCTGGGTTTGTGAATTGCTCTGATGTTGAGAAGGAGGAAAAGATTGGAATATTTGAGCTCAAGAAAGGTGACCTTTCTTTGAGGGTCACCAACTGGGGTGCTTCAATTTTGTCCCTGGTGATTCCTGATAAGAATG GAAAGTTGGGTGATGTTGTTCTTGGATATGATTCTGTTAAGGATTACAGT AATGATACAACATATTTTGGAGCTACTGTTGGCCGGGTTGCTAACAGAATTGGAGGAGCTCAGTTTACTCTGAATGGAATCTATTACAAATTAGTTGCTAATGAAGGAAACAATACTCTTCATG GTGGAGCCAGAGGATTTAGTGATGTTCTTTGGAAAGTGAAAAGATATCAAAAAGAAGGTCCAAGTCCCAGCATTACCTTCAGATACCATAGTGTTGATGGTGAACAAG GATTCCCTGGTGATCTCCTAGTAACTGTGAGCTACATTCTAACGGGGAAAAATCAATTGGTTATACTTATGAAAGGAAAAGCCCTAAACAAGCCAACACCAGTGAATTTGGCAAACCATGCTTACTGGAACCTAGGAGGCCATAACAGTGGCAACATCCTGAATGAGGTGGTACAAATCTTTGGTTCCAAAATCACACCTGTGGACAACAAACTCATTCCAACAGGCAAATTTGCTTCTGTGAAAGGAACAGCTTATGATTTCCTTAAGCCGCAAACAGTTGGAAGCAGGATCAACCAATTGGCTGGAACCAAAGGTTATGACATCAACTATGTGATTGATGGTGAGAAGGGGCAAAAGATCAAGCTAGCAGCCATAGTGCAGGACAAGAAATCTGGGAGAGTGTTGGAGTTGTTCACAAATGCTCCTGGTTTGCAATTTTACACTGGTAACTATATCAAGGATTTGAAGGGAAAAGGTGGATATGTGTACAATGCTCATGCAGGACTATGTTTGGAGTCTCAAGCATTCCCTGATTCAGTGAATCATCCTAATTTCCCTTCAACAATTGTGACCCAAGAAAAGCCTTACAAGCATTATATGCTTTTTAAGTTTTCCACCAAAAATCCGTACATTAGTTCAAAGTGA
- the LOC102670020 gene encoding probable leucine-rich repeat receptor-like protein kinase At1g35710, protein MAMPFPNYMVVGAWYILLVISWNCFSISIASNAASKSESSLLEAEAHVLLESEWWPSNYTNHVSSRCQWAGITCNNAGSITNITLPDELQLGNKLWRFNFSCFQNLVHLNLAALGISGSIPYGFGTLSKLTYLDLSFNDIMGTIPSDIWNLRNLVTLNLARNKLSGLIPPELGKLRNLIELDLSDNSFIGPIPVEIGQLNNLKHLSLGENKLNGSIPLEIGNLNNLLILDLNTNSLTEVILQDLHNLTSLTELNLSNNEIFNLIPQKLSQLTQLKYLNISNNKFFGEIPADIGNLSKILVLDMSRNMLAGEIPASFCTCSKLEKLILSHNNINGSIPSHIGDLVSLALIDLSHNSISGEIPYQLGSVKYTRILDLSYNELNGTIPRSLVSLGRLDLSYNSLEGEIPVALQKSFPPKAFTGNDNLCGDIAHFASCYYSSPHKSLMKIFLPLTALLALLCTAYVFLRWCKAGNCMSVSKETKNGDMFSIWNYDGKIAYKDIIEATEGFDIKYCIGAGGYGSVYRAQLPSGRVVALKKLYNLGPDEPAIHRIFKNEVRMLTKIRHRNIVKLYGFCLHNRCKFLVLEYMERGSLYCVLRNDIEAVELDWTKRVNIVKGIAHSLSYLHHDCKPAIIHRDVTTKNVLLNLEMKACLSDFGIARLLKSGSFNRTVLAGTYGYIAPELAYSDCVTQKCDVYSFGVVALEIIMGKHPGELVSSLRSASSQGILFKYILDPRLICTINQQSTPSLALIATLAFACLHSQPRLRPTMQVVCDKLVTGMPRLTIPFEEISIKQIVNQEF, encoded by the exons ATGGCTATGCCATTCCCCAATTATATGGTGGTAGGAGCTTGGTATATACTACTTGTTATCTCTTGGAATTGTTTCAGCATTTCAATTGCGTCAAATGCAGCTTCTAAATCTGAATCCTCACTGCTAGAAGCAGAAGCACATGTTCTTCTTGAAAGTGAGTGGTGGCCGAGTAATTACACTAACCATGTTTCAAGTCGGTGCCAGTGGGCAGGCATTACATGCAACAATGCTGGAAGTATCACAAACATTACTTTGCCTGATGAACTCCAATTGGGAAACAAGTTGTGGAGGTTCAACTTTTCTTGCTTCCAAAACCTTGTTCACCTCAACCTTGCTGCACTTGGAATCAGTGGGAGTATTCCATATGGATTTGGTACCCTTTCCAAACTCACTTATCTTGACTTATCCTTTAATGATATAATGGGAACTATACCATCAGACATTTGGAATCTAAGGAATTTAGTGACCCTAAACTTGGCTAGAAACAAGCTTAGCGGGCTTATCCCTCCAGAGTTAGGAAAGTTGaggaatttgattgaattgGATTTAAGTGATAATAGTTTTATTGGTCCAATACCTGTGGAGATTGGTCAATTGAACAATTTGAAACATCTGTCCCTCGGTGAGAACAAGTTGAATGGTTCCATACCTTTAGAAATAGGGAATTTGAACAACCTTCTGATTCTAGATCTTAATACTAACAGTCTCACCGAAGTGATACTTCAAGATTTGCATAATCTTACCAGTTTGACAGAACTAAACTTGTCCAATAATGAGATTTTTAACTTGATCCCGCAAAAGCTTTCCCAATTGACCCAACTGAAGTATCTGAATATttcaaataacaaattttttggTGAAATACCTGCTGACATTGGAAATTTGTCTAAAATCTTGGTTCTAGACATGTCTAGAAACATGTTGGCTGGAGAAATCCCAGCCAGTTTTTGTACTTGCTCTAAGCTGGAGAAGTTGATTTTGAGCCATAACAATATAAACGGAAGCATTCCCTCTCATATTGGTGACCTTGTTTCGCTTGCTTTAATTGATTTGAGTCATAACTCAATAAGTGGAGAAATACCTTATCAGCTTGGGAGTGTGAAATACACAAGGATCTTGGATCTCAGTTATAATGAACTAAATGGAACCATTCCCAGATCCCTTGTATCATTGGGGAGGCTAGACTTGTCTTACAATTCTCTAGAGGGTGAAATCCCAGTTGCTCTCCAAAAATCTTTTCCACCTAAAGCATTCACTGGCAATGACAATTTGTGTGGCGACATCGCCCACTTCGCTTCTTGTTATTATTCCTCTCCTCACAAGTCACTTATGAAAATTTTCCTTCCTCTCACTGCTTTGCTTGCTCTTCTGTGCACTGCATACGTGTTCCTCCGCTGGTGTAAGGCTGGGAATTGCATGTCTGTatcaaaagaaacaaagaatggTGACATGTTTTCAATATGGAACTATGATGGTAAAATAGCATACAAAGACATAATTGAAGCAACAGAGGGTTTTGACATCAAATACTGCATAGGGGCTGGTGGTTATGGTAGTGTCTACAGAGCACAGCTACCTAGTGGCAGAGTAGTGGCCTTGAAGAAACTCTACAATTTAGGACCCGACGAACCAGCCATCCACAGGATTTTCAAGAATGAGGTAAGAATGTTGACAAAGATAAGGCATAGAAATATTGTGAAGCTCTATGGATTCTGCTTGCATAACAGATGCAAGTTTCTGGTTTTGGAGTACATGGAGAGGGGAAGCTTGTATTGCGTTCTCCGCAATGACATTGAAGCTGTGGAGTTGGATTGGACCAAGAGGGTCAACATTGTGAAAGGCATAGCACATAGCTTATCATACCTTCACCATGATTGTAAGCCAGCAATTATTCATAGAGATgtaacaacaaaaaatgttcTCTTGAATTTAGAAATGAAGGCTTGTCTCTCGGACTTTGGCATAGCAAGACTTCTAAAATCCGGTTCCTTCAATCGAACAGTACTTGCAGGCACTTATGGATATATTGCACCAG AACTTGCCTATAGTGATTGTGTGACTCAGAAATGTGATGTCTACAGCTTTGGAGTGGTTGCACTTGAAATTATCATGGGAAAACATCCTGGAGAGCTTGTTTCCTCATTAAGATCTGCATCCTCACAAGGAATTCTcttcaaatatatattagacCCCAGATTAATATGCACCATCAATCAACAATCAACTCCGAGTTTAGCTCTTATAGCAACACTGGCTTTTGCATGTCTTCATTCTCAGCCAAGGCTTAGACCAACAATGCAAGTAGTGTGTGATAAACTTGTCACGGGAATGCCCCGATTAACCATACCATTTGAAGAAATTTCAATAAAGCAAATTGTAAATCAGGAATTCTAA